In a genomic window of Streptomyces sp. SJL17-4:
- a CDS encoding anthranilate synthase component I has translation MDLDTFRKLAADRRVIPVSRRLLADGDTPVGLYRKLAAERPGTFLLESAENGRSWSRYSFIGVRSDATLTVKDGEAHWLGTPPVGVPTDGDPLQALRATVETLHTPRDLASGMPPFTGGMVGYLGYDIVRRLEKIGDSTRDDLQLPELTMLLTSDLAVLDHWDGSVLLIANAINHNDLETGIEEAYAHAVARLDAMEADLARPVATAPTALPASELPEFSALWGGAAYQDAVEDIKERIRAGEAFQVVPSQRFETPCTASALDVYRVLRATNPSPYMYLFRFENGFDVVGSSPEALVKVEDGHALLHPIAGTRHRGATPQEDHDLAEELLADPKERAEHLMLVDLGRNDLGRVCAPGSVEVVDFMSVERYSHVMHIVSTVTGEVAEGRTAFDVLTACFPAGTLSGAPKPRAMQIIEELEPSRRGLYGGCVGYLDFAGDADTAIAIRTALLRDGTAYVQAGAGVVADSDPVAEDNECRNKAAAVLRAVHTANRMNGA, from the coding sequence ATGGATCTCGACACCTTCCGCAAGCTGGCGGCCGACCGCCGCGTCATCCCCGTCAGCCGCCGGCTGCTCGCGGACGGCGACACCCCGGTCGGGCTCTACCGCAAGCTCGCCGCCGAACGGCCCGGCACCTTCCTCCTCGAATCCGCGGAGAACGGCCGCAGCTGGTCCCGATACTCCTTCATCGGCGTCCGCAGCGACGCCACCCTGACGGTGAAGGACGGCGAGGCCCACTGGCTGGGCACCCCGCCCGTCGGCGTCCCCACCGACGGCGACCCGCTCCAGGCCCTGCGCGCCACCGTCGAGACCCTCCACACCCCGCGCGACCTCGCTTCCGGCATGCCGCCGTTCACCGGCGGCATGGTCGGCTACCTGGGCTACGACATCGTCCGCCGCCTGGAGAAGATCGGCGACTCCACCCGGGACGACCTCCAGCTCCCCGAGCTGACCATGCTCCTCACCAGCGACCTCGCGGTCCTCGACCACTGGGACGGCTCGGTCCTGCTGATCGCCAACGCGATCAACCACAACGACCTGGAGACCGGCATCGAGGAGGCGTACGCGCACGCCGTCGCCCGCCTCGACGCCATGGAGGCCGACCTGGCCCGCCCGGTCGCCACCGCCCCCACCGCCCTCCCCGCCTCCGAACTCCCGGAGTTCTCCGCGCTCTGGGGCGGAGCCGCCTACCAGGACGCCGTCGAGGACATCAAGGAGCGCATCCGGGCCGGAGAGGCCTTCCAGGTCGTGCCCTCGCAGCGCTTCGAGACCCCCTGCACGGCCTCCGCGCTCGACGTCTACCGGGTCCTGCGGGCCACCAACCCGTCCCCGTACATGTACCTCTTCCGCTTCGAGAACGGCTTCGACGTCGTCGGATCCAGCCCCGAGGCCCTCGTCAAGGTCGAGGACGGGCACGCGCTGCTCCACCCCATCGCCGGCACCCGGCACCGCGGCGCCACCCCGCAGGAGGACCACGACCTCGCCGAGGAACTGCTCGCCGACCCCAAGGAGCGCGCCGAGCACCTCATGCTCGTCGACCTCGGCCGCAACGACCTCGGCCGCGTCTGCGCGCCCGGCTCCGTCGAGGTCGTCGACTTCATGTCCGTCGAGCGCTACTCGCACGTCATGCACATCGTCTCCACCGTGACCGGCGAGGTCGCCGAGGGCAGGACCGCCTTCGACGTCCTCACCGCCTGCTTCCCGGCCGGCACGCTCTCCGGCGCGCCCAAGCCCCGGGCGATGCAGATCATCGAGGAGCTCGAACCCTCCCGGCGCGGCCTGTACGGCGGATGTGTCGGTTATCTCGATTTCGCCGGCGACGCGGACACGGCCATCGCCATCCGTACCGCCCTGCTCCGCGACGGAACCGCGTATGTGCAGGCCGGAGCGGGTGTCGTCGCCGACTCCGATCCCGTCGCCGAGGACAACGAGTGCCGGAACAAGGCCGCGGCCGTGCTCCGCGCCGTCCACACCGCCAACCGGATGAACGGCGCCTGA
- a CDS encoding TIGR02234 family membrane protein codes for MGYVSAVPVPQPRAARAAVPTGGGRRSLAAALLLGALGATVVLLSAGQIWAEGTASVGGGSVTVEADGGSVTGVPTALAIVGLAALFAVFAVRRTGRTLVAALLALSGAGAALAAVLGASDSAALDAEAARISGDTGAAVAGLSHTVWPYVTAAGAVLILLAGLFALRFGKSWPAMGGRYERSGAPRAARKAPTTDPDRPEDLWKALDRGEDPTHGA; via the coding sequence GTGGGGTACGTGAGTGCCGTACCCGTACCCCAGCCCCGGGCCGCCCGCGCGGCCGTCCCCACCGGCGGCGGCCGCCGCAGCCTGGCCGCGGCCCTCCTCCTCGGTGCCCTCGGTGCCACCGTCGTCCTGCTCTCCGCCGGTCAGATCTGGGCGGAGGGCACGGCGTCCGTCGGCGGCGGCAGCGTCACCGTCGAGGCCGACGGCGGCAGCGTCACCGGTGTCCCGACGGCCCTCGCGATCGTCGGCCTCGCCGCGCTCTTCGCCGTCTTCGCCGTCCGCCGCACCGGCCGCACCCTCGTCGCCGCGCTCCTCGCGCTCAGCGGCGCGGGTGCCGCGCTCGCCGCGGTCCTCGGCGCCTCCGACAGCGCCGCCCTGGACGCCGAGGCCGCCCGCATCAGCGGCGACACCGGCGCCGCCGTGGCCGGCCTGAGCCACACCGTCTGGCCGTACGTGACCGCCGCGGGCGCCGTCCTCATCCTGCTCGCCGGCCTCTTCGCACTGCGCTTCGGCAAGAGCTGGCCCGCGATGGGCGGCCGCTACGAGCGCTCCGGGGCCCCGCGGGCCGCCCGCAAGGCACCCACGACCGACCCGGACCGGCCCGAGGACCTGTGGAAGGCCCTGGACCGCGGCGAGGACCCCACGCACGGGGCGTGA
- a CDS encoding HGxxPAAW family protein has translation MAGSAHGHTPAAWTGVIISFIGFCIAGVFMVAANQAGFWAGVGVIFLGGIVGGAMKVAGLGMPKESAAVTAAREAATLQARS, from the coding sequence ATGGCGGGCAGCGCCCACGGACACACCCCGGCCGCCTGGACCGGTGTCATCATCTCCTTCATCGGCTTCTGCATCGCCGGAGTCTTCATGGTGGCCGCCAACCAGGCCGGTTTCTGGGCCGGCGTGGGTGTCATCTTCCTCGGCGGCATCGTCGGCGGCGCGATGAAGGTCGCGGGCCTCGGCATGCCGAAGGAGTCGGCGGCCGTCACCGCCGCCCGCGAGGCCGCGACGCTCCAGGCCCGTTCCTGA
- a CDS encoding DUF2752 domain-containing protein yields the protein MAAPPPGRSLARRLFPPVATLAGVAAAFAYVGTVDPNEPGHYPVCPLLRFTGIYCPGCGGLRSAHAFVHGDLPAALGANALAVIGYGLFGVLMVLWLIRAIRGVPMRLAVSPVLWWGIGAVLALFTLVRNLPFGSALAP from the coding sequence GTGGCGGCACCGCCGCCGGGCCGGTCGCTCGCCCGGCGACTGTTCCCGCCCGTCGCCACGCTCGCCGGGGTCGCCGCCGCCTTCGCGTACGTCGGGACCGTCGACCCCAACGAACCCGGGCACTACCCCGTCTGCCCCCTGCTCCGCTTCACCGGCATCTACTGCCCCGGCTGCGGCGGACTCCGCAGCGCCCACGCCTTCGTCCACGGCGACCTCCCGGCCGCCCTCGGTGCCAACGCCCTCGCCGTCATCGGCTACGGGCTCTTCGGCGTCCTCATGGTCCTCTGGCTGATTCGTGCCATCCGCGGGGTGCCCATGCGCCTCGCGGTCTCCCCGGTCCTGTGGTGGGGGATCGGGGCCGTCCTCGCCCTCTTCACCCTGGTCCGGAACCTTCCCTTCGGCTCCGCGCTGGCCCCCTGA
- the trpC gene encoding indole-3-glycerol phosphate synthase TrpC gives MSVLDEIIEGVRADLAERQARVTLDELKERAAKAPQAKDGVAALRGDGVKVICEVKRSSPSKGALAAIADPAGLAADYEAGGAAVISVLTEQRRFGGSLADLEAVRARVDIPVLRKDFIVTAYQLWEARAYGADLALLIVAALEQEALVSLIERAESIGLTPLVEVHDEDEVERAVDAGARIIGVNARNLKTLKVDRSTFERVAPEIPAHIVKIAESGVRGPHDLIAYANAGADAVLVGESLVTGRDPKAAVADLVAAGAHPALRHGRS, from the coding sequence GTGAGTGTGCTCGACGAGATCATCGAAGGCGTACGCGCCGACCTCGCAGAGCGGCAGGCGCGGGTCACCCTCGACGAGCTCAAGGAGCGCGCCGCCAAGGCGCCGCAGGCCAAGGACGGCGTCGCCGCACTGCGCGGCGACGGCGTCAAGGTGATCTGCGAGGTCAAGCGCTCCAGCCCGTCCAAGGGCGCGCTCGCCGCGATCGCCGACCCGGCCGGACTCGCCGCGGACTACGAGGCGGGCGGCGCGGCCGTCATCTCCGTCCTCACCGAGCAGCGCCGCTTCGGCGGCTCGCTCGCGGACCTGGAGGCCGTCCGGGCGCGGGTCGACATCCCGGTCCTGCGCAAGGACTTCATCGTCACCGCGTACCAGCTCTGGGAAGCGCGCGCGTACGGAGCGGATCTCGCGCTCCTCATCGTCGCCGCCCTGGAGCAGGAGGCGCTCGTCTCCCTCATCGAGCGTGCCGAGTCCATCGGGCTGACCCCGCTGGTCGAGGTGCACGACGAGGACGAGGTCGAGCGCGCCGTCGACGCGGGCGCCCGCATCATCGGCGTCAACGCGCGCAACCTCAAGACCCTCAAGGTCGACCGCTCCACCTTCGAGCGCGTCGCCCCCGAGATCCCCGCGCACATCGTCAAGATCGCCGAATCCGGTGTCCGCGGCCCGCACGACCTCATCGCCTACGCCAACGCCGGCGCCGACGCGGTCCTGGTCGGCGAGTCCCTGGTCACCGGCCGCGATCCGAAGGCCGCCGTCGCCGACCTGGTCGCCGCCGGCGCCCACCCGGCCCTCCGGCACGGCCGGAGCTGA
- a CDS encoding tryptophan synthase subunit(beta) encodes MGRRSRLRTAAAPVSKHAPLARGCRPRGCRAPARRVHGRRVRYVIGSEPGQVNGMRWRPRLARTLTN; translated from the coding sequence GTGGGGCGCCGCAGCCGGCTCCGTACCGCTGCTGCCCCCGTCTCCAAGCACGCCCCACTGGCCCGGGGCTGCCGACCGCGCGGCTGCCGCGCACCCGCCCGCCGTGTCCACGGCCGCCGGGTGCGGTACGTCATCGGGTCCGAGCCGGGCCAGGTCAACGGCATGCGATGGCGTCCGCGCCTCGCGCGCACTCTCACGAACTGA